Within Bdellovibrio bacteriovorus HD100, the genomic segment GGCTTGCTCGTCAATTTCTATCCCCTGAGAAACAATAATACTGCCAATGATTCTCAACTTAGACGAGCGGCTGCGAATCACGAGTTTTTCACAGTTCAAGAACCCAGAAACCAGATTCGCTGAAGACTCAATGATACAGGTCTTCGCCATCGAAACAACATGGAACACCGCGGTCCCCATTCCGCCCGGAGGTGCATAGGCATTGCCCCCATCAAGGATCAAATCCTTGCGATCTTCATACTTGTTGGTAAAGGACCAAGAGTGTTTGGAGTTTGGCGCAAAGGACTTGGACCAGTCCGTTCCTGCGAAGGCTGACGTGTTGGTACCCAAAGTTTTACAAGCCAGATCCAGATTCACGTAAGGATCTTCCCCTTCCGGCAAGCCTCCTTTGGACTGTCCACGGGAATCCAGAAGAGTTTGCGACACATCAAAGCCACCACCATCCGGATTAAACACCAAAGCTCCGCGGTTGTTATTGGACCACGGACGCATGGAGTAACCTTTATAGTAGGCCACATCAAAGGCTTCAAATTCGAAGGACACCGGAATGCGGTCCCCGTTGGAGTTCACCAGCACATGGCCGTTTTCAAATTTGATTTCCAAATCTTTGAACGACGCATTGGTGTTTTCCGGATTGTCGCCCGCTTTCACCGGATTCTTCATGGTGATATTGATTTTAGGCTGAATGCCCATATTTGAGCGCACTTCACTCAAGTTGCCGCGCAATTCAGACACGCGCTTTTCTGAGTTTTCCACCTGTTGTTCTTGGCGGTTCTTTTCTGCTTCCGCATTTCTCAAGTCATTCTGGGCATTATTCAAATTATAACGAGCTTGCGACACGCGGGCCGGATCGGCTGGCACACGGTTGCGCGCCCGTTCCAGATCATCTTCAGCTTCGTTAACATCACGACGGGCTCTTTCGACTGCGCGGGCGGCCTGATTCAGGTCGCGACGGGCGTCATCCAAGCCGGCTTCCGCAGCACTCAACTGGCGTTCGATGCTTCTTTCCAAAGGACGAAGGTCAATTTTTGGCTCCAGGGTCACGGTTCCGTCCAAAGGGACCTCCCCTTCGACTTCCAGATTTCCAAAACGCATTTTAAATTTACTGACCGGCGTTGCACGGCTGGTCAATCCCCAGTCCTTCAAAAGGTCACTGGAGAAGAAGTTCCGTACCGTCGGTTTATCAACCTCTTTGGTTTGCGGATTGAACAAGTTTCCGTCCGTCAATGCCAGGCGATAATTGTACTTGCTGCCGCTTTTGCTTAACAGCGCACCCGTCAACTGACTGTTCGCGGTGGTGTTCAGATTGTATTTGCGATCCTCGTGACGTTTACACAGCGCCATCAGGTTCGCGTTGGGGTTTCCAGCCCCTGTCGCATAGCCGGACAAATAATCCAGCCCCAAGTCACGCTCTCCGTCGACTTCAACCCCTTTTTGGAATCCACCAAACTGACGGATATTAGACCAGAACTGATCGACCTGATTTCCCGCGGAACGCGGTCGAAATTCAACATTTTCACGTTTGATAGGACCATAACCCAGAATGACTTTGTCTTTGAAAGTGACTGGCGTATAGACCGTATCACCTTCAGCAATATCCACCGCCAGATCCGGAGCTTTTGGCAAATGAATAGCACCATTTACAAACACCGGAGACTCAAAAGTGAGCCCTGGATATTTGATAGTTTGTTCACGGGAACCATGTTGTTTGAAGTAAGCCCCGCCAACCCCAAGATCGGATGCGGATTCTTTGTCCAGACGCAAGTCTCCGGCCACGAGCAAAGCAAAACTTCCCACTTCACGCGGGTACACACCAACAAAGGATGTTGTTTCAAGCTTGCTGGATCCAACTTCAATGACCTTCTTCTGACTATTCAAAAGTCTCACGACAACTTTAAGATAGACCTCACGGCCATACTCGGGAATCGCCGCGCGCACATCACGTGTGATTTGAATTTGAATGAACTCAACTGTATAACCCTTCAAATCAGCCACGATCTTGTAAACCGGGTGCATGGTTGAAAAGTTCGCCAGGTTAATTTCCTGACTGATCCCATCTTCCAACGGCACTTTTTCAGGATTCGCAATCCCGATCGCACGCAGGAAATCCACGGACTCCTGCTTCATCAACAGGCGCTCGACCGAGCGCGGGTGACTCAAAATTTCAACAGCCTTCGGTGGTGTGCTGGCACCGCAGCTTTCCTGCATCCAGGATTCAGAAAAACACCAGCGCTGACGGATACCGAAAAGTGTGTAGTCCACCATCGAATGCAGCGCCAAACGTGCGGTGATGATCGACGCGGTCTTGGTCACCTGACTGCGATGTTTGATAACGGTAGGAGAAAGGAAGTAAATCATCACGCCGACAACGCCCACAGCCACAAGGGCTTGGACGAAGGCACTTCCTCGATTGTTTAAGACGGAACGTCCCATTGATCTGCAAGATTTCACGGTGGTTTCTCCCTGTATCTTGTATCGACATTTATCGTATCAAACTTAAGATTTCAGAGTATGGAGCGCCCCGTTTTTGACCAGGTGATGTCTCAGATCAAAACAGTTTTTGTATCAATTTTGGCTTGTTTACATAAAAAAAGCCCACGACCTGACGGTGGTGGGCTTTGGGAAGAAATTTGCACTGGAAGGAACTACTTCGCCTTCCCCTGGTTGGCCACGGCCTCAATCGCCGCCTTGACCTCGTCCGGATCGCCAATGAACTCCTTTTTCAGGACCTTCAAGTTTGCGTCCAATTCATACATCATCGGGATCCCGGTCGGCATATTGACGCCCATGATCTCGTCCGGGGTCATGCCCTCCAAATGCTGCATCAAGGCACGCAAACTGTTCCCGTGGGCCACGATGAGCACATTTTTGCCTGATTTTACAGCAGGTGCGATCGTGCCGTCCCACAACGGAAGGAATCTGGCCACGGTGTCTTTCAAAGACTCGTTGCTAGGCAAAAGTTGAGCGTCAACATTCTTGTAACGAGGGTCATGGGAAGGATGACGAGGGTCGCTCACTTCCATCGGAGGTGGCGGAGTGTCGTAACTGCGACGCCAGATCTTCACTTGCTCTTCACCATGACGAGCTGCGGTCTCAGCTTTGTTCAGTCCCTGAAGGGCTCCGTAGTGTCTTTCGTTCAAACGCCAGTCTTTGTGGACTGGAAGCCACACCTGATCCACTTCATCCAATACGAAATTCAGAGTTTTAATCGCTCTTTTCAGCACGCTTGTGTATGCAACGTCGAAACTGAAGCCTTTTTCGCGAAGAGCTTTGCCGCCCTTTAGAGCTTCCGCTCGACCTTTTTCAGAAAGATCTACGTCCTGCCAGCCAGTGAAGCGATTTTCCTGGTTCCACACACTTTCGCCGTGTCGAATTAGCACCAACTTATACACGCTTAAACTCCTTCATTTTGGATAGAAAAAGAGCTATCATGACAGGGCTTTAAATAACATCAAAAGCTTGGCGTTTTGCTACGCATTAAGGCGTGTCAAACCCCGAAGATTTTGAAAAATTAGCGAGCGCTAATCAACTACCAAATGCGACGTTTGAGGTTAATCGTGAGCAACAGTGGCATCAACAGTGCGAATCTAGAATATATCGAACAACTCTATGCTGATTTCAAAGCGAATCCGGATTCTCTCGCAGTTGAATGGAAAAGTTTTTTTGAAGGTGTTGAGTTTGCCCAAGGTGGCAAATTCGGAATGTCCGACAAGGAGCTGGCCGTCTTCCAACTGATCCAGGCGTATCGCGCTGACGGACACACTGAAGCCAATCTGAATCCACTCTATGCTCCACAAGCGGGTGAGCTTCTTTCTTTGAAACGCTTCGGTCTGACAGAAAAAGATCTGACAGCAAAATTCCAAATCGGTTCTGTGATTGGCAAAGCCAATGCCACGTTGGGCGAAATCATCAATCACCTGAAAGCCACTTACTGCGGAACTCTTTCTTTGCAGGCAGCCGACGCTTCGCCGAAAGAAGTGCAATGGCTGACCCAGCAGTTTGAAAACAATCCGGCGAAACTGGCTTTGGCTGACAAGAAAGACGCCCTGTCTTCTTTGACCAAAGCTGAGACTCTGGAAAAATTCGTACACACCCGCTATGTGGGAACCAAGCGTTTCTCTGTCGAGGGTGCTGATTCCATCTTGCCGATGATGGACACTTTGGTGAACAAAGGCACTGCCCAGCAGGTTCAGGAAGTTTTCGTGGGCATGGCTCACCGTGGACGTGTGAACATTCTGGTGAACTTCTTCGGCAAGCCTGAAGAATATGTTTTCGGTGACTTCAATGGCCCACTGGAACTGGCAGAGCCTATCGAAGACTTCGACAACGACGTGAAGTACCACTTGGGTTATGTCACTGAAAAGAAAACCCCGACTGGCACTTGCAAAGTCACTTTGGCTTACAACCCCTCTCACCTGGAAACCGTGAATGCGGTGGCTTTGGGTATGGCTCGTGCGGCTCAGGATCAAATCGGCGCTTCTGGTAAAAAGAATGTCGTTCCGGTTCTGATCCACGGGGACGCGGCGTTTGCCGGTCAGGGCATCGTGCAGGAAACTCTGCAGATGGCCGGAGTCCACTCTCACTCCACTGGCGGCACGATTCACATCATCATCGACAATCAGGTGGGTTTCACCACCAGCGGCAAAGACACCCGTTCCACCCGTTATGCATCCGATGCGGCGAAGATGACCTTCACGCCGGTTCTGCATGTGAACGGTGACGACGTTGAAAGTGCTGTTCGTGCCATGGACATCGCCCTTCGCTATCGTCAGGAGTTCGGCAAAGACGTAGTCATCAACCTTCTGTGCTACCGCAAGTACGGCCACAACGAAGGGGACGAACCAGCCTTCACTCAGCCACAGATGTATGAGCTGATCAAAACTCACGCGACTGTGCGTGAGTTGTTCGCCAAGAAACTGGCAGCCGAAGGATCTGTGGACGCGAAGACTTCCGAAGACCTGTACAACCAGGCCATGGATCGTCTGCAGAAAATCTATGAAGACACCAAGAAGAACCCGCCTAAGCTTAAGAACTTCAAGTTCGAAGGCAACTGGAAGGGACTTCGCAAAGCCAAGGACGCTGATTTTGAAAAAGCAGCGGACACAAGCTTCGACCTGGCAAAACTAAAACAGATCGGTGAAAAAATCGGCAGCTACCCTGCTGACTTCACTCCGCATCCGAAACTGATCAAACTTCTGGAAGCCCGTAAAGCCATGGGTGCCGGCAAAGAAAACATCGACTGGGGCATGGGCGAGCTTTTGGCTTACGGCTCTTTGCTTTCCGAAGGCACCTCCGTTCGTCTGACCGGTGAAGACTGCGTGCGCGGCACGTTCACTCACCGTCATGCGGGTATGTATGATTTCAAAACTGGCAAAGCTTACTTCCCACTGGCGGATCTGAATCCAAAAGCCAAACTGCTGGTGGCTGAAAGTATCCTGTCTGAGTACGGCGTGATGGGTTACGAGTACGGTTACACCGTTCACGATCCAAAATCCCTGGTTATGTGGGAAGCGCAGTTTGGTGACTTCGTCAACGGCGCGCAAATCGTGATCGATCAATACCTGGCTGCGGGCGAATCCAAATGGCAGCAAATGAGCGGCTTGGTTCTGCTTCTGCCACACGGCTATGAAGGTCAGGGCCCAGAGCACTCCTCGGCCCGTCTTGAACGCTTCTTGCAGCTTTGTGCCCAGAACAACATGCAGGTTGTGAACCTGACAACACCAGCCCAGATCTATCATGCTCTTCGCCGTCAGGTGTGCCGTGACTTCCGCAAACCATTGGTTGTGATGTCTCCGAAATCCCTGTTGCGTCACCCACGCGCGGTATCCTCTATTGAGGATCTGGCAAAAGGCCGCTTCCAGGAAGTGATTGCTGACACCATCGACAAATCCAAAGTGGACACCGTGGTGTTTGTTTCCGGCAAGCTTTACTATGAGCTTCTGGAAGAAAGAGAAAAATCCAAAAAAGAAAACGTGGCTTTGGTTCGTCTGGAGCAGATCTATCCATTCCCTGCAACTCAGGTGACGGAAGTTCTGAAGTCCTACCCTAAAGCGAAGACTTTGGTTTGGGCACAGGAAGAACCTAAAAACATGGGTGCCTTCCAGAATGTGTACTTCAAGTTTGTTGAGGTTGTATCCAAAGCCGGCTTGAAACTGGGCTTTGAATACGTGGGCCGTCCGGAGAGATCTTCTCCAGCGACGGGTTCCGTCTACAGACACAGAACTGAACAAGCTGAGATTATTAAAGCAGTTTTTAATAGATAATTTTTATAAAAGGACGTTGCCATGAAACAAGAGATTAAAGTTCCCGCGGTTGGGGAATCCATCACAGAAGCAACCATCGGCAGTTGGACTAAAAAATCCGGCGACTTTGTAAAACGCAATGAAGTTCTTATGCTTCTTGAGACTGACAAAGCCAGCGTGGAAGTTGTCGCGGAAAACGACGGTGTTTTGACTATCAACCCAGGCTGCGAAGCCGGTGCGGTTGTTCAGATCGGCGCGACAGTGGCGACTCTTGATACAGACGCAAAACCAGCTGCGGGCGCAGCAGCTCCTGCGGCTGAGACTGCAAAGGCAGCTGCTCCAGCTTCCGCACCTGCCGGTGCTGCAGCTCTGCCGGCTGCCGCCGGGAAAGACGCTTCTGCGCACTTGTCCCCTGCTGTTAACAGAATCGTAAATGAAAAGGGTCTGGACCCTTCTGCGATCCAAGGCACGGGTAAAGACGGCCGCCTGACTAAAGGGGACGTTCTTGAGGCGCAGCCGGGCGCAAAACCTGCCGCTCCGAAAGCTGCTCCAGCTTCCGCGCCGACCGGCGCTCCAGCACTGCCCGCTGCCGCGTCCAAGCAGGGCGACAAAAAGCTTGTTCCGATGACGACCATCCGCAAGCGTATTTCCGAAAAACTGAAAGAAGCGCAAAACACGGCAGCTCTACTAACCACTTTCAACGAAGTGGACATGGGCAAGGTGATGGAGCTTCGTTCTAAATACAAAGACAAGTTCAAAGAAAAATACGGCGTGAACCTGGGCTTCAACGGCTTCTTCGTAAAAGCCGTTGTTGAGGCACTGAAAGACTTCCCTGCAGTCAACGCATGGATCAACGGCACAGACATCGAGTACCACAACTACTACAACATCGGTATTGCGGTTTCCACAGAGAAGGGCTTGATGGTTCCGAACGTGAAAGACGCGGATACACTGTCCCTTGCTGGCATTGAACTGGCGATCCGTGATCTGGCGGCAAAAGGCCGTGATGGTAAAATCACTCCGAATGATCTGGGTGGCGGCACCTTCTCTATCACCAATGGTGGTGTGTTCGGTTCTTTGCTTTCCACGCCGATTTTGAACTTCCCGCAGTCAGCTATCTTGGGCCTTCACAAAATCCAGGATCGTCCAATGGCGATCAACGGAAAAGTGGAAATCCGCCCGATGATGTATCTGGCTTTGACTTACGATCACCGTATCATCGATGGCAAAGAGGCTGTGAGCTTCCTTGT encodes:
- the gpmA gene encoding 2,3-diphosphoglycerate-dependent phosphoglycerate mutase codes for the protein MYKLVLIRHGESVWNQENRFTGWQDVDLSEKGRAEALKGGKALREKGFSFDVAYTSVLKRAIKTLNFVLDEVDQVWLPVHKDWRLNERHYGALQGLNKAETAARHGEEQVKIWRRSYDTPPPPMEVSDPRHPSHDPRYKNVDAQLLPSNESLKDTVARFLPLWDGTIAPAVKSGKNVLIVAHGNSLRALMQHLEGMTPDEIMGVNMPTGIPMMYELDANLKVLKKEFIGDPDEVKAAIEAVANQGKAK
- a CDS encoding 2-oxoglutarate dehydrogenase E1 component, which gives rise to MSNSGINSANLEYIEQLYADFKANPDSLAVEWKSFFEGVEFAQGGKFGMSDKELAVFQLIQAYRADGHTEANLNPLYAPQAGELLSLKRFGLTEKDLTAKFQIGSVIGKANATLGEIINHLKATYCGTLSLQAADASPKEVQWLTQQFENNPAKLALADKKDALSSLTKAETLEKFVHTRYVGTKRFSVEGADSILPMMDTLVNKGTAQQVQEVFVGMAHRGRVNILVNFFGKPEEYVFGDFNGPLELAEPIEDFDNDVKYHLGYVTEKKTPTGTCKVTLAYNPSHLETVNAVALGMARAAQDQIGASGKKNVVPVLIHGDAAFAGQGIVQETLQMAGVHSHSTGGTIHIIIDNQVGFTTSGKDTRSTRYASDAAKMTFTPVLHVNGDDVESAVRAMDIALRYRQEFGKDVVINLLCYRKYGHNEGDEPAFTQPQMYELIKTHATVRELFAKKLAAEGSVDAKTSEDLYNQAMDRLQKIYEDTKKNPPKLKNFKFEGNWKGLRKAKDADFEKAADTSFDLAKLKQIGEKIGSYPADFTPHPKLIKLLEARKAMGAGKENIDWGMGELLAYGSLLSEGTSVRLTGEDCVRGTFTHRHAGMYDFKTGKAYFPLADLNPKAKLLVAESILSEYGVMGYEYGYTVHDPKSLVMWEAQFGDFVNGAQIVIDQYLAAGESKWQQMSGLVLLLPHGYEGQGPEHSSARLERFLQLCAQNNMQVVNLTTPAQIYHALRRQVCRDFRKPLVVMSPKSLLRHPRAVSSIEDLAKGRFQEVIADTIDKSKVDTVVFVSGKLYYELLEEREKSKKENVALVRLEQIYPFPATQVTEVLKSYPKAKTLVWAQEEPKNMGAFQNVYFKFVEVVSKAGLKLGFEYVGRPERSSPATGSVYRHRTEQAEIIKAVFNR
- the odhB gene encoding 2-oxoglutarate dehydrogenase complex dihydrolipoyllysine-residue succinyltransferase, which gives rise to MKQEIKVPAVGESITEATIGSWTKKSGDFVKRNEVLMLLETDKASVEVVAENDGVLTINPGCEAGAVVQIGATVATLDTDAKPAAGAAAPAAETAKAAAPASAPAGAAALPAAAGKDASAHLSPAVNRIVNEKGLDPSAIQGTGKDGRLTKGDVLEAQPGAKPAAPKAAPASAPTGAPALPAAASKQGDKKLVPMTTIRKRISEKLKEAQNTAALLTTFNEVDMGKVMELRSKYKDKFKEKYGVNLGFNGFFVKAVVEALKDFPAVNAWINGTDIEYHNYYNIGIAVSTEKGLMVPNVKDADTLSLAGIELAIRDLAAKGRDGKITPNDLGGGTFSITNGGVFGSLLSTPILNFPQSAILGLHKIQDRPMAINGKVEIRPMMYLALTYDHRIIDGKEAVSFLVKIKELVEDPERLLLEV